In Tenacibaculum sp. 190524A02b, the genomic stretch TTTCTTCCTATTTGCTTACTTCCTGCTAAGTAAAATTCTTTACCATACCCTCCAGATCCTCTATAATTTACTTGTAACGTTGCATACCCTCTACTTGCAAATAACTGTGTTTCTGGGTTAAAGCCCCATGAGTCTCTAATTCCATAAGGTCCACCATGTGGGTTTACAATTAGCGGTATTTTTTTTCCTTTTTTAGCTTCATTAGGAATGGTTAAATAACCATATATAGTTAATCCATCTCTTGATTTAAATTTAATAGGCTTTACTTCTGCCATATCTCTTGGATCTAGCTCTGGTCTAAGATTAAGTAACTCTTTTGTAGTATTTTTTAACGTATCATAAATATAATATATTCCTGTTAATTTATCACTAGTTACATAAACTAACAACTTATCTTCATTTGTTGTTCTACTAACAATAATAAACTCCTTATTTTTAAACCTTTCTTTTAAAAATTTATATCTTTTTTTATAGGTCTTACTTATTGGTATTTCTACACGTTTTTCTCCAACGTAGCCATAGTAATCTAACTCATAATTTCTCTTTCTAGAAAACGATATTTCATTAACATCAAAACTTTTATTCGTATATATTTTTTTTATGATTTCTTTCTTCTTTAAATCATACAATATCAACTCCTTAGTATCATTATAAATATTAGTTCCTATATACGCATCATGAGGATATGGTGTTTGATAGTTAAATGCAGCAATTGAAAAATCTTCTTTCCATGTTGTTGTTACAATTTCCTCAAACTTATCTGATCCAGAAACCTTATAAAACAAAACATGCTCTGTTCCATTTCTACGTTGTTTATAGGCTCTTAACTCTCCATCTTTATCAAACACATATCCAAACACTGAATTATTAGGGTCTGTATTAGTAAATAACTTTTCTAGATTCCCATTAACTATATTTAGCTTATAAGGCTCAAAAATTTGTGGATTATCTTTATTCATTTGAATTATAATATAATCTTCTTGGTCCCTTAAAAAACTTAAAATACTTACTTGAATATCTTTAAAAGGAGTTAATGCTTTTTTATTCTTCCCATCAATATCAACAGCATATAGTTGGTAATTTTCATCTCCTCCTTTATCTTTGGCATAAAAGAGCCTTTTATTATTAATCCATCCATAATCGGCTATTAAATTCTCTCCTTCTTCAATTACCTTCTTTATGGTATTAGTTGTAGTATTTTTTATATATACATGTGCCTTACCATTACTATCTCTTTCTCTATAAGAAAGGTATAATCCATTTGGAGAAAGACCAAAAGAAGATTGTGTAGACTTTTTAAAATAATCGTTTACCGAATACTTGTAGACTTTCTTTTCATTAGCCGCTACAGCAGCTAACTCTTCTTTAGTTGAAGGTAATTTTGGATTTCCTGGAATACTATCTTTTTTTTCTTGCGCCATACTCAAATTATGAATAAGAATAACTACAATTAAATATACTATTTTTTTCATTTGTTCTGATTTATCATTAATCAGGTACAAATTTGATATTTAACTAACTTTTTTTATGTTAATTAGTGTTAATTAAGGTTATTTAGTACTAACAGCTATTTTATAATACAAAGATATTCTATAAAAAAACAGAGCATAAAGTACTTTAAGACTTTATACTCTGCCGTATAAAAAAAAGAAAAATTAATCTTTTAAGATGCGCCTATTAAACATCCTAAAAATTAATCCACATTTATATTTACCCAGTAACTTCCTTGTTCCGTTTCTGAGGTATTGTATGCTAAAATATTTATGGAAGTTCCATTATTAACATCAGATAATAACCAATCCATTGGCTGACTCATCATAGCGCCACTTTCCAACTCTACCATATTTCCTTCTAAGGTAGTAGTATCTGTACTTAAATCAAACTGCAAAGTAGCCGCTCCCCTATTTTCAAAACTGATATACTTCCCTGTTTCAAAAGACATATTGGTTATTACTACTGTTTCATCTGGAGCTACTATGCCCACAAACTCAGTTACTGTAGCACTTGAAGAAATAGGTCTATAACTATACTGCGCTCTTTTTGCTGGTTGATTGGCAAAAATTAACTGTGCTGTATTGTTAATTTGTATCATGGTAGTATAGCAATCGTTTAAAGTACTCACACGTTCTTCGGTAAGCACCAAACGTTCTTTTTTATAAATTTCTTGCTGCACATTGGCTGTCTTTAATTGTTCTTTTACCGTTGCCAATTCCTCTACAATATTTGCTGGCATTCCTCCTTTGGTTACATCTGTTAAAACCTCTAAATACTTAGCTACAACTTTTTCTAAGGTATCTAAAAACACCAACATTTTTGGTTGACTTCTATGTATCTTTTTGTAACCAGAAGTAAACTCTTTTATAATAGCAGAGTTTTCTGGAAATGCCCATTGTGCATGGTTTTTTATACGGTTGTATAAAATACGAGCTATTTGCATAGAGTTTAACACTTTTTGGGTTTCCACACCTTGCTTTGCTAAAGTACTAACATCTGTTACAATAGTATCTGCTGTATCAATTTGATTTAAAAAATTAGTAGCATACTCACTAGTAAACCTAGTATTAAAAGCTGTAAATTGGGCTAAATCTTGCAAAAATAAGTTGTAAATGGTGCGGGCACTTTCTGCCATATGTCTTGTCCTAAAAAAAGTTTACATATTTTAGATTAATCCTATAATACGTTTACATTTAATATTTAGTCCTATTATTGGTTTACAATAATAGGATTTTTCTTATAATAACTCTTCCATAATTTTTCAACTTTTAAATTGTTCTGATGTACTTGATTTGGAGTAAGGTTTCCAATGCTCATATGCGGTCTTTCTTCATTATATAATTTTACAACTTGATCCAGTAAACTCTTAGCCTCTTCAATATTATCAATTTTATAATCATTTAAGTATTCTTCTTTTATAATGCCATTAACTCTTTCTGCTATTGCATTTTCAAGAGGATCTCCATTTTCTGTCATACTAATATTTATAGAGTTTTCCTTTAATAACTTTACATATTCATTACTACAATATTGTGTTCCTCTATCTGAATGATGTATTAATTTACAATGATTTGGCAAGTTAGATAATGCCATTTTTAAAGCTTTAATGGTTTCTGAGGTTTGTAAACTATAACCTAAATGATAACCAACAATCTTTTTTGAGTAAGCATCTGTTATAAAGCTTATATAACTAAAACTATTATTAAGCTTCCAATAAGTAATATCACTAACCCATAATTGATTAGGAGCTGTTGGAGCCATATTTTTAACTAGATTAGAATATTTTTTAAATCTATGGAATGAGTTTGTAGTGATTGTTTGTTTCTTTTTCCTTCTAACTAACAGATGATTAGCACCAAGTATATCAAACAATCGATCTCTTCCCATCTTAATTTGATGTTCTAATAAAAAAGGTTGAAGCTTTTCATAAAGCTTTCTACCTCCCATATGACGATGATTTCGACGTATCTTCAGAACTTGTTTTACTATTAATTCTTCTTCAAAACATAACTGTTCTTTATACCAAAAATGTTGGTAATATGCTTGACGAGTCACACCAAGTAATCGGCAGAACCTGCCTAAACTTACTTTGGGATAATTAGTTTTCATCTCTTGGATTACTTGGTATTGGACTTTTTTACAATCTTAATTTTTAGCTCTTTTTCAGTCAACTCTATCATTTTTTTATAAGTTTCAGCTAATAATTTAGCTTCTTCTAATTCTTTAAGTAAATCAGAATTAGATTTTTTAATGTTAGATTGACTCTTAGATTGTGACATAGTAGGTAAAGGTACAAAAGTAGATTTGGAATCATTATAACCAAATTCTCTTAACCAATAAGTAATTCGTGAATTACCAATTCTATATTTCTGTTCTATATCTCTACGAGTTGCTGTTCCTGTTAAAAACTCATTACAAACAAATCTTTTAAATTCTTCACTATATCTATTTTGCCACTTAGATGATGATGTCTTTGAATATCGTTCCATTTAATTACATTTGAATGTAAACCTATTTCAGGACAAGACAATTCAGACCTTTTACTAGTTTATAATCTAAAAAATTATTGAAGCAAACCCTAACTTAAATTCGGGGCAAATAGCTGAATTAATTTAATCTTTTATAAAATGAAATATTTTGAGTTAAAAAACAGTACAAATATAAAAGAAGTAGGTAAATTACCTCAGAGTGAAGACGGGTACTTTGGAGATGTGCAACAAAGTTTTATTCCTTTTGAAGGTTTAATAGATTTTGATTTTAAATTACCAGAACCAAAACTAGAAAAAAAAGCAAAACAGACTTCATTTCTTAATGTAATTATAACCTCTGGAAAGTTCTTAGTTATAGATGATGATTTTCTGAATTTTTTAAAAGATTTTAATATAGGAGAGTATCAAAGTTGGAAGATTAAAATCTATCAAGAAAAAGAATTAATTGAAAAGTATAACCTTTTCTTTTTAAATGATATAAAACAATCTGATTATATTGATTATACTAAAAGTAAATTTTATAAAGGAAAGTTCTTTGACTATGAAAACAAAGGTGAAATTGTTGAAATTATAAATTATCAAGATTTTTTAGAAAAGAGAGAAGCCGTAAAGAATGAAAAAAACAAGTTACACCTTTTAGATGAGAAAATAGTTTTTGATTTAAGAAGAGTTAAAGAAGATATGTTTAAAATAATGAACTCCCCTAGAAGTGGGTATTATATATCTGAAAGACTGAAAGAAGCTATAGAAGCAAAGGGGCTAACAGGAATGAGTTTTACAGAAATTGGAGACTTAAAAAATGTAGAAGTAATTTATTAAGAATTTTAACTTAAATTACTATAAAACAATTCTTTTTAATTTTAGATGTATTTGGGTCTTTTGATGATGAATAAAAAAAGAATATTTTTATTAATTTTTTTATTCATACCCTTTATAAAAAACAATCACTGAAAAATAAAGACTTAAGTTGTTTTGTAATTTTTAAAATAAAATTTATATAACAATTTAGTTAATAATAAAGAGGCTGAATTATTTGTTTTTTTAACTTAGAATTTAGCCTCTTTTTGTTTAACTCTAAACAATAGTTTATTGTTTATGAAAAACTTGTTGTTTTCACAACCTTTGATTTCTTAACGTTTTATAATTTTTTTGGTATGTAACTTACCTTCTGCGTTATAATTTATAAAATACATACCAGATGCAAATTTACTTATGTTTATTTCAACCTCTTTAATTATGTTTGGAATTGTAACAACTGTTTTTCCAATAGCATCAGATATTATAAGATTTTTGATACCTTCTTTATTTTTAGGTTTTATCATAAATTTACCATCAGATGGGTTTGGGTATATAAGTACTTCTTCTTGGTTTATGTATATATCATCATTATTTGTTTCAAAAGTGGTAGCAGACTTTCTAAATGAAACTCCTGGACGTAAATAATTTCCTAAATCTCCAATTCGTTCTCCATCACGAATAAAAGAAGGGAAGGTTATACTAAATTGTTTTGCTCTAACATTTTTTATATCATCTTCTCTCACAAGTAAATCACAGGCATTATTATCCTTTGCTTCAATAACTATTTTATCATTAGTATTATTTGAAGTGATACTCGAAACCCCACTTAAACTTACATGAGAAGCACTTATATATAACTGTATATCATCAACAGTATTTCCATTAGCAGAGTGACTAACCTTAAAGTTGTTTAGATTAATACTACTGCTAGCTGCTATCTGGGCATTAGCATTCCAATCACTAGTAAAAGAAATAATTCTACGACATCGGTTTAGAGGGCGATCCGTTATTGACTCCACCAGACTAGGGAAATATGCGCTTAATATACCTACAACGTAAGTGTTTACATCAATGCCAGAGTCTTTTTCTTCTCTCAATTGAATTAAGGCATTTTTTAAGCTTCTTAAGTATCTTGCAAATAACTCTTTATCTGCTTGGTTAAAATTTCTAAAAACACCTCTTTCTGCAGCAAATGGCATCCTAAAATTAGGAGATGTTACCTCATTTATAAGAATACAAAGAAAGCTAATTGTTGATTCAATTAAATTATTAGGGTCTATATGTAAACTAGCATCATTATAGAACCTGAACATGGTAAATGTAATAAATGAAGAAGGAGGTATAGTTTTTTTTGAAAATTGTGCTTTATCCACACTTTTAAGCCATAATTTTAAAAGTTTTAAAACTTTATGCCTCATTTCATTACGATTACTAGGATCGTTTTGCTCCAATTCATGATATTCATGATAAAAATCTGGAGCATTATCAGGAATCCACCTATTCCATACGTCATTTGGATCTGCTGTTGCCCCTAAAGGTTGATTTCCCCCAAATCCCATAACATGTCTGTTTGCATTCATCAAATTAATATCTTCTCTACCTCCATTTATTCTTAAAACTAGGGCAACATCTAAAGATAAACCTTCTAGACCATTACCTAATAAATTAACAATGGTAACAGCTGGTTTATATTCTAATCTATACCTAGCCTTATTATCAAATACTCTGTTAACTAAAAAATTATGCAATGATATTCTCATTGCTCTCGCATCTGGTCTCTCTCCATTGATTCCCACTACTATTTGTGAGTCTACATCAGAAGTAGTCAGAGCAGCTCCAGCAGCTCTACTACCTCCAACAACCAAATTAACATCATTAATACCAGCTTGAGGGAACTCACTTCTTAAATAATTAATAAGGTCCTGATTACTTATTTGCCCCGATAACTCATTAATCATTATTCCATATTGTTGATTTCCTAGAAAAGATAGACAATTCTCATGTACAAACCGTTCTAATACTCTATTTCCGCTTGTTAATATTTGATTTTGAGCATTCGCATAAAAGCTAATCATTATAAGAGCTAATAATGCAAATAACTTTTTATATATATGTATCATATTTTATATATTTATTTTTATTAATTATGAATTATTATCCCTCTTATTTTAAATTTAACCAAACTAAAATAAAGAGGTTTAATAGAATATATAAGTGTTATTTTATTAAGCTCTTTAGCTTATTTATTTCTTTATCTTGTTCTATTAAATGTAATGTAAGCTCTTCTATTTTTTCCAGAAGGATTTTAGTCATTTCTCCAATTTCTAATCCATTTTTCTGAACTTCCTTGACAGATGGTACATTAGGTAAGTGATTGTTTTTTTTTGTAAACTCTTCTATTTCTTTGAGTGATAACATTTTATAATCTTTTTTTAAGTTTGATGTACCTGTATAATACTTCTCAAAAACATAATCTGGGATTACATTTGTTAATACTACCACCTTAT encodes the following:
- a CDS encoding T9SS type A sorting domain-containing protein, with the protein product MIHIYKKLFALLALIMISFYANAQNQILTSGNRVLERFVHENCLSFLGNQQYGIMINELSGQISNQDLINYLRSEFPQAGINDVNLVVGGSRAAGAALTTSDVDSQIVVGINGERPDARAMRISLHNFLVNRVFDNKARYRLEYKPAVTIVNLLGNGLEGLSLDVALVLRINGGREDINLMNANRHVMGFGGNQPLGATADPNDVWNRWIPDNAPDFYHEYHELEQNDPSNRNEMRHKVLKLLKLWLKSVDKAQFSKKTIPPSSFITFTMFRFYNDASLHIDPNNLIESTISFLCILINEVTSPNFRMPFAAERGVFRNFNQADKELFARYLRSLKNALIQLREEKDSGIDVNTYVVGILSAYFPSLVESITDRPLNRCRRIISFTSDWNANAQIAASSSINLNNFKVSHSANGNTVDDIQLYISASHVSLSGVSSITSNNTNDKIVIEAKDNNACDLLVREDDIKNVRAKQFSITFPSFIRDGERIGDLGNYLRPGVSFRKSATTFETNNDDIYINQEEVLIYPNPSDGKFMIKPKNKEGIKNLIISDAIGKTVVTIPNIIKEVEINISKFASGMYFINYNAEGKLHTKKIIKR
- a CDS encoding S9 family peptidase, whose translation is MKKIVYLIVVILIHNLSMAQEKKDSIPGNPKLPSTKEELAAVAANEKKVYKYSVNDYFKKSTQSSFGLSPNGLYLSYRERDSNGKAHVYIKNTTTNTIKKVIEEGENLIADYGWINNKRLFYAKDKGGDENYQLYAVDIDGKNKKALTPFKDIQVSILSFLRDQEDYIIIQMNKDNPQIFEPYKLNIVNGNLEKLFTNTDPNNSVFGYVFDKDGELRAYKQRRNGTEHVLFYKVSGSDKFEEIVTTTWKEDFSIAAFNYQTPYPHDAYIGTNIYNDTKELILYDLKKKEIIKKIYTNKSFDVNEISFSRKRNYELDYYGYVGEKRVEIPISKTYKKRYKFLKERFKNKEFIIVSRTTNEDKLLVYVTSDKLTGIYYIYDTLKNTTKELLNLRPELDPRDMAEVKPIKFKSRDGLTIYGYLTIPNEAKKGKKIPLIVNPHGGPYGIRDSWGFNPETQLFASRGYATLQVNYRGSGGYGKEFYLAGSKQIGRKMLNDLEDAVAYVKTLNLIDENNIAIYGASYGGLATLGSLVKTPDLYKCGVDYVGVSNLFTFVDSFPAYWKPLMKQFYEQWYDSENPEEKEIMKAVSPALHVDKITKPLFVVQGANDPRVNINESDQIVSNLRNRGVDVPYMVKYNEGHGFGHEENTIELYKTMMGFFAKHLK
- a CDS encoding IS3 family transposase, which gives rise to MKTNYPKVSLGRFCRLLGVTRQAYYQHFWYKEQLCFEEELIVKQVLKIRRNHRHMGGRKLYEKLQPFLLEHQIKMGRDRLFDILGANHLLVRRKKKQTITTNSFHRFKKYSNLVKNMAPTAPNQLWVSDITYWKLNNSFSYISFITDAYSKKIVGYHLGYSLQTSETIKALKMALSNLPNHCKLIHHSDRGTQYCSNEYVKLLKENSINISMTENGDPLENAIAERVNGIIKEEYLNDYKIDNIEEAKSLLDQVVKLYNEERPHMSIGNLTPNQVHQNNLKVEKLWKSYYKKNPIIVNQ